A region from the Rufibacter sp. DG15C genome encodes:
- a CDS encoding alkaline phosphatase D family protein, with protein MSLTSFISFTLLGLSSLLASHEADEVKKAKETVKRPLTTIAFGSCNKEELPQPLWADILDNKPQVWIWLGGNVSEPSGDSEPLHAKYARLLAEPGYNALCEAASIIGTWNYNLDGPNSSSQEDTKRLFLDFVGEPTESLRRQQDLVYSAYTYGPKNKQVKIILLDTRAQAEPVTSKGQAKKKSTEADLLGEAQWEWLEKELKQNSAQLTLIGNSTQIIPEEHSFTKWANHPQARERFLKLLARTNSKGVVLLSGERRMAEISQLAVKGWNQPLYEVTSSGLTLSHKNKPVTEVNKHRVGTAVAKRNFGLIQIDWANRQARLQVQGDRNETLLSQNISF; from the coding sequence ATGTCGCTTACTTCCTTTATTAGTTTCACCCTTCTTGGATTAAGTAGCCTGTTGGCTTCGCATGAGGCCGACGAAGTAAAAAAAGCCAAAGAAACAGTAAAGAGACCGCTTACTACCATTGCCTTTGGGTCTTGCAACAAAGAAGAACTTCCGCAACCACTCTGGGCCGACATTCTGGACAACAAGCCACAGGTATGGATCTGGCTAGGCGGCAACGTGAGCGAACCCTCAGGAGACAGTGAGCCGCTGCACGCCAAGTACGCTAGATTGTTAGCAGAACCCGGGTATAACGCACTGTGTGAAGCCGCCTCTATCATTGGCACCTGGAACTACAACTTAGACGGCCCCAACTCCTCCTCGCAAGAAGATACCAAACGCTTGTTTCTGGACTTTGTAGGCGAACCAACAGAAAGTCTGCGCCGGCAGCAAGACCTAGTCTACTCTGCCTATACCTACGGCCCTAAAAACAAGCAGGTAAAAATCATCTTACTAGATACCCGCGCGCAAGCAGAGCCTGTTACATCTAAAGGCCAAGCCAAAAAGAAATCCACAGAGGCAGATCTTCTAGGCGAAGCCCAATGGGAATGGCTGGAAAAAGAACTGAAGCAGAACTCGGCGCAACTGACCTTGATTGGGAACAGCACCCAGATCATCCCAGAAGAGCATTCGTTTACCAAATGGGCGAACCACCCGCAGGCACGGGAGCGGTTCTTGAAGCTATTGGCCAGAACCAATTCTAAGGGCGTGGTGCTATTGTCAGGCGAGAGACGTATGGCAGAAATCTCACAACTGGCCGTGAAGGGCTGGAACCAGCCGCTCTATGAAGTGACCAGCAGCGGCCTTACCCTTTCCCACAAAAACAAACCGGTGACAGAGGTCAACAAACACCGCGTAGGTACGGCCGTGGCGAAGCGCAACTTCGGGCTGATCCAGATTGACTGGGCCAACCGTCAAGCCAGATTACAGGTACAAGGCGACCGCAACGAAACCCTCCTAAGCCAGAACATCTCCTTCTAA